Proteins found in one Cryptococcus neoformans var. grubii H99 chromosome 14, complete sequence genomic segment:
- a CDS encoding transcription initiation factor TFIID subunit 5 yields MSQSPDPSSVKGGAQGQLAPKSSTPAQQPPLTDSKLLRQFVMEYLQSHGFDKALEKLTEQVEDANSGVAANAAVLGDADVSKEDADGKATTGEQGGEREAIFRAPGPVPLESNIKRNIPQAQAVSASTMSDRITPEFEAQAKYIIEQLQKKVEAVQEEGGDEKEKELRDRAPVDGAMVDVSEKVAGYEAYRRWVDGGLDVWKAELDNLSFPLFVLLFLDVIHSGFLKTAREFFEKHSAHHRELHPQDISALSSVSTEEHIKRNPFCARILSEKYVVPLSRNAYDLLLQWLSGASLDDEWEAGLHSAPGRQKEAIKLIVVSHLNITVSNDSAPLDKVTIASKSGLISSSLPPNINIDAFNTAAQLKLGPPPMTEKLKEQVTRTLQDEGEAQGANGDANGDIDMISPLPTNESVVKLEPDAERDPSVISPDESETLPPIPAVFRIADLKREVEAIKDKRKMIRLGPSGSGASAGSGVLPSVVTFTLFDHGENANSVEFSRDSSLMAVGSSESCVRLWSLKGDKLKKKGVDIEGNLVEDEGLPMRKLIGHSGPVYSLSFDPLYGSAGPPSTLLSSSQDGSIRLWSMDTYSNLVVYRGHGKDPVWDVEWGPMGVYFASASRDRTARLWSSDRVAPLRMYTGHLSDVNCVKFHPNSLYLATASTDTSCRLWDVQRGACVRLFLGHTDSVTTLSISPDGKTLASAGLDSSIWLWDLGSARPIKKMEGHTGAVTSLSFSAESSVLVSGGLDGTVRCWDVKSAGGERSVDGMFGGADARRGEERGGLPMNPGDVWDSAPHTPDLLATWPTKRTPILKTHYTPRNLCMVAGSFVPPSNHRTSGGEK; encoded by the exons ATGTCTCAGTCCCCAGACCCGTCCTCCGTCAAGGGTGGCGCCCAAGGGCAGCTAGCTCCCAAATCATCCACACCCGCCCAACAGCCTCCTCTCACAGATTCAAAGCTTCTCCGCCAGTTCGTCATGGAATACTTACAATCGCACGGTTTCGACAAAGCTCTCGAAAAGCTCACTGAGCAGGTGGAAGATGCTAATTCGGGTGTAGCTGCGAATGCGGCTGTATTGGGTGATGCAGATGTCTCCAAAGAAGATGCGGATGGGAAGGCAACGACAGGTGaacaaggaggagaaagagaagccATTTTCCGAGCTCCCGGTCCTGTCCCGTTGGAATCCAACATCAAACGTAACATTCCCCAGGCCCAAGCTGTTTCTGCATCTACGATGTCTGATAGGATCACTCCCGAATTCGAGGCTCAAGCAAAATACATTATCGAGCAGCTTCAGAAAAAGGTTGAGGCAGTCCAAGAAGAGGGGGgggatgagaaggagaaggagctgAGAGATAGGGCACCGGTTGATGGGGCGATGGTGGATGTCAGTGAAAAAGTGGCTGGGTATGAGGCTTATAGGAGATGGGTAGATGGAGGGTTGGATGtttggaag GCTGAACTGGATAATCTGTCGTTTCCGCTTTTTGTCCTCTTGTTTTTGGACGTGATACATTCTGGTTTTCTCAAGACAG CTCGTGAATTTTTCGAAAAGCACAGTGCCCATCATCGCGAGCTTCATCCCCAGGATATTTCCGCATTATCATCAGTATCAACTGAAGAACACATAAAGCGGAATCCTTTTTGTGCTAGAATATT AAGCGAAAAATACGTTGTTCCTTTATCTCGCAACGCCTATGATTTGCTTTTACAATGGCTATCCGGAGCGAGcttggatgatgaatggGAAGCTGGTCTCCACAGTGCCCCTGGCAGACAAAAGGAGGCAATCAAGTTGATAGTGGTTAGCCATTTGAACATAACTG TCTCCAACGATTCTGCGCCTCTCGACAAAGTCACAATAGCCTCTAAATCCGGTCTtatctcatcttccctcccacCCAACATCAACATTGATGCTTTCAACACTGCCGCTCAATTGAAACTCGGTCCACCACCAATGACGGAAAAGCTAAAGGAGCAAGTTACGAGGACTCtgcaagatgaaggggagGCACAAGGTGCCAACGGAGACGCAAACGGCGATATTGACATGATTTCGCCCCTCCCAACCAACGAATCTGTTGTCAAACTCGAGCCCGACGCTGAACGTGACCCTTCTGTGATCAGCCCCGACGAATCAGAAACGCTGCCGCCTATCCCTGCTGTCTTTCGCATAGCAGACCTTAAGCGTGAAGTCGAAGCGATCAAAGATAAACGCAAGATGATCCGCCTTGGTCCTTCTGGATCAGGAGCATCAGCTGGATCCGGCGTCTTACCGAGTGTGGTAACGTTTACGCTGTTTGACCATGGTGAAAATGCCAACTCGGTAGAATTCTCGAGGGATAGTAGTTTGATGGCTGTTGGGAGCTCGGAGAGTTGTGTGAGGCTTTGGAGCTTGAAGGGAGAcaaattgaagaagaagggggtgGATATAGAAGGGAATttggtggaagatgaagggcTGCCGATGAGGAAACTAATTGGCCATTCTGGGCCAGTCtattccctttcctttgaTCCCTTGTACGGCTCAGCTGGTCCACCTTCCACGCTTTTATCCTCTTCACAAGATGGATCTATCCGACTTTGGTCCATGGATACGTACTCAAACTTGGTGGTTTACAGAGGGCACGGTAAAGATCCTGTTTGGGATGTGGAATGGGGTCCTATGGGCGTGTACTTTGCGAGCGCCAGTAGGGATCGGACGGCGAGGTTATGGAGTTCAGACAGGGTTGCGCCGTTGAGAATGTACACTGGGCATTTATCAGATGTAAAT TGCGTCAAATTTCATCCCAATTCGCTTTACCTTGCCACAGCGTCCACCGACACCTCTTGCCGATTATGGGACGTCCAACGGGGTGCGTGCGTgcgtctcttcctcggaCATACCGATAGCGTCACAACACTCTCCATTTCCCCGGACGGCAAGACCCTAGCCTCGGCAGGGCTGGACTCGTCCATCTGGCTCTGGGACTTGGGCTCCGCCCGACcgatcaagaagatggagggtCACACAGGCGCGGTGACAAGTCTTAGTTTCTCGGCTGAGAGTTCTGTTCTGGTTTCTGGGGGTCTGGATGGGACGGTGAGGTGTTGGGATGTGAAGAGTGCAGGAGGGGAGAGGAGTGTGGATGGGATGTTTGGTGGTGCGGATGCGAGGAGAGGCGAGGAGAGGGGTGGGTTACCGATGAATCCGGGTGATGTTTGGGATAGTGCGCCTCATAC ACCGGACCTACTCGCAACGTGGCCAACAAAACGAACGCCCATTCTCAAAACACATTATACCCCTCGAAATCTGTGTATGGTAGCCGGAAGTTTTGTTCCGCCTAGTAACCACAGGACGAGCGGCGGGGAAAAGTAG
- a CDS encoding pH-response transcription factor pacC/RIM101: MAYPILPPNLLSTPNTYSDSVSPSDPEPITPELVSREPEKPGQKAAKTAMNNANTASKSNESKAETLPCKWTGCSHILDSPDELYDHLCTVHVGRKSTNNLCLTCGWENCGTKCVKRDHITSHLRVHTPLKPHPCAVCGKTFKRPQDLKKHERIHTTEHHQLHKLSKAPTTTDPEFNSRVSLSSATRTDRPRSPLSISLSPTSTSSHSLHSSSSPFDHLLATGFHTDKSVSPTPSALALLHKKQHEELAAYQQKEMLVLQQLAFNQQQSQAYAARLAAEPFGAGAGAKRGQADAFHELLSDVKKRKVEPIYDQDMINRLNALVPPVLPTNIPALPSLGGYNQYQTFPSFGGYPNLPSLHTSIYPTTAPQAQYPNQGPLPIPEIKSEADLAMFNEFMISLGRDAAVNKAGPHPMRQSASGSGTSNGYSASNSGTPLSETSGGVEDLFNAEELASLGLAGMPGVSIHSGDSHNSNDESTHSLSDASPPAVSFGGLYPSLEAMRNRTNSAPDVSALTGAARRPIAGLPRTSMSTVHNTSANQSTKPNYLSGMYGLNSSQQYDETTHNYLHGLSNEHHNDYSHSASNDATNAYASFDSLARNKQPFPAATLAPKMFHNKVYRDVAPLGTAVSKRAKESAERTNMEDSDPEELYDEHDTNHGYAVSNERAQEERTPKIPVRSLIISTRTLSPSTATGGEDDLKLPAISPSHVEPGTDLPPLYSIQRGGHSSGQYRRASSLSSNSTSTSGSSSFNGSLAPSNAASGTATPRGSTPPRGVPTKRHTEDEIVRGVKRLELGPAEPLRSTTPELPDSATTEQALESRDRKPDISALSSSSPPSSSNPPPSISTTSEEGKGMTIEEMRRRHAALIKSWLVAVNLQWRRKQMEEMQRQQREEMAELEEEGEVMNVDERERERIEVVA; encoded by the exons ATGGCTTACCCAATTCTCCCGCCAAATCTTCTCAGCACTCCCAACACCTATTCTGACTCTGTTTCTCCCTCCGATCCCGAGCCAATCACTCCTGAACTCGTCTCACGGGAGCCAGAAAAACCGGGTCAGAAGGCGGCGAAAACAGCCATGAACAATGCCAATACCGCTTCCAAATCCAATGAAAGCAAGGCCGAGACATTACCATGCAAGTGGACGGGATGCTCGCATATATTAGATTCTCCAGATGAGCTGTACGACCACTTATGTACAGTTCATGTAGGGAGAAAAAGTACAAATAATTTGTGTTTAACTTGTGGATGGGAAAATTGTGGTACCAAATGTGTGAAGCGTGATCATATCACTAGTCATCTTCGAG TGCACACTCCATTGAAGCCTCACCCTTGTGCTGTCTGCGGAAAGACTTTCAAGCGTCCTCAGGACTTGAAGAAGCATGAAAGGATCCACACTACAGAGCATCACCAACTTCACAAGCTCTCGAAAGCTCCAACGACGACCGACCCAGAATTTAACTCTCGGgtctccctctcttccgccACCCGAACCGATCGTCCCCGTTCCCCACTTTCTATCTCGCTTTCACCTACTAGTACTTCATCCCACAGCcttcactcttcttcctcacccTTCGACCACCTCCTCGCAACCGGATTCCATACTGACAAGTCCGTTTCACCAACACCGAGTGCGTTGGCATTGCTGCATAAGAAGCAGCATGAAGAGTTGGCGGCGTACCAGCAAAAGGAAATGTTGGTGCTCCAGCAATTGGCATTTAACCAGCAGCAAAGCCAAGCATATGCAGCTAGGCTTGCGGCTGAACCTTTTGGTGCTGGTGCAGGTGCCAAGCGAGGGCAGGCAGATGCCTTCCATGAATTGTTGTCGGATGTGAAAAAGCGCAAAGTTGAGCCTATTTATGACCAAG ACATGATTAATCGTCTCAATGCCCTTGTCCCTCCCGTTCTTCCAACAAATATCCCCGCCCTGCCATCTTTGGGAGGATACAACCAATACCAAACCTTCCCATCTTTCGGTGGCTATCCTAACCTACCATCCCTCCACACCAGCATCTATCCTACCACCGCTCCTCAGGCCCAGTACCCAAATCAGGGCCCTCTGCCCATACCTGAAATCAAGAGCGAGGCTGATCTGGCCATGTTCAACGAGTTTATGATCTCTCTAGGCCGGGATGCTGCTGTCAACAAAGCTGGACCTCACCCCATGAGGCAAAGCGCTTCAGGCAGCGGCACATCCAACGGGTATTCTGCTAGTAACAGCGGTACCCCACTCTCCGAAACGAGTGGCGGTGTGGAAGACTTGTTCAATGCCGAAGAACTCGCTTCATTAGGTTTGGCAGGTATGCCTGGCGTCTCTATCCACTCTGGTGACTCGCACAACAGCAACGACGAAAGCACACACAGTCTTTCTGATGCGTCGCCTCCAGCTGTTTCCTTTGGTGGGCTGTATCCTTCACTTGAGGCGATGCGTAACCGTACCAACAGCGCGCCGGATGTTTCAGCATTGACTGGCGCTGCCAGGAGACCCATCGCGGGATTGCCCCGGACTAGTATGAGTACTGTCCACAACACTTCGGCCAACCAGTCGACGAAGCCGAATTATTTGTCTGGGATGTACGGTCTCAATTCTAGCCAACAGTACGATGAGACTACGCACAACTATCTCCATGGCTTGTCAAACGAGCATCACAACGATTACTCTCATTCGGCGAGCAATGACGCTACCAACGCGTATGCCTCGTTTGACTCGCTCGCAAGGAATAAGCAGCCTTTCCCTGCTGCCACTCTTGCGCCAAAGATGTTCCATAACAAGGTGTACAGGGATGTGGCGCCGTTGGGTACTGCTGTGTCTAAGCGGGCGAAGGAAAGTGCCGAGCGGACGAACATGGAGGACTCGGATCCTGAAGAGCTGTATGACGAGCACGACACAAATCATGGGTATGCCGTCTCCAATGAGCGGgcacaagaagagagaacACCCAAGATTCCTGTGCGATCACTAATCATTTCAACTCGTACCCTCTCTCCATCTACTGCGACCGGGGGGGAAGACGACCTCAAGCTTCCTGCCATTTCACCATCACATGTCGAGCCGGGTACAGATTTGCCGCCTCTTTACTCTATCCAGCGTGGGGGGCACAGTTCAGGACAGTATCGACGTGCGTCatcactctcttccaactcgACTAGTACTTCTGGCTCGTCTAGCTTTAACGGCTCGCTCGCACCGTCCAATGCCGCCTCTGGCACGGCGACACCAAGAGGGTCCACGCCTCCCAGGGGTGTACCCACCAAGAGGCATACAGAGGACGAGATTGTCCGTGGCGTCAAGCGACTCGAGTTGGGTCCGGCCGAACCTCTGCGGTCAACGACGCCCGAGTTGCCCGATTCTGCCACGACCGAACAGGCGCTTGAGTCGAGGGATCGGAAACCCGACATTTCCGCTctttcctcgtcatccccCCCTTCTTCTAGTAACCCACcaccatccatctccacaaccagtgaagaaggaaagggcaTGACAatagaagagatgagaagaaggcacgCGGCGCTGATCAAGAGTTGGCTTGTAGCTGTCAATCTGCAGTGGCGGAGGAAgcagatggaggagatgcAGAGGCAGCAGCGGGAAGAGATGGcggagcttgaagaagaaggagaggtgaTGAATGTGgatgagagggagagggagaggattgAAGTGGTTGCTTAG